Genomic window (Pseudomonadota bacterium):
GTGTTTCCGGTGCGGCTGCCATAATCGGCAACGGGGCTGAGCAGTTCGATCACAACACTGTTAAGAAATTCGAGCAGTTGCCCATCAAACTCGGCAAACTCAATCCGGCCTATTTCCTTATGATAGCCACCGGCGAGGACATGGCTATAACACAGATCGAAGGTTCTTTCCCGCAAGACCCGATCACGGATCCGGAACTGAGGGAAGAATTCATTAAAAAGTGGGTCGCGGTCCCGGATAAAAAGTTCCATGACTGGTTCCGGCAGTGGGTAAAACGTGATCAGTTGCCCGACGATGCCATGTGCGCTATTACCGATTGGAACGAGTGCATGCACTACCTTGATGATGCCTTGGGATTCTGCGGATTCGTTTCCTCATTCCGGGGCCAGTTTGGTGGCACTACAGGATATCACGTATGGAATATGCCGCAGATAATCACCCACGCGACGGGGATCGAGTTTGACAAAGACAGATTATGGGAATGCTTCCAGAGGGACCGGAATCTGATCAGGGCCCTCAATAATAGATTGGGTCTGAGAAGATACATGGAGAGGCCGCCGGAGGATCACTGGGCGGTCAGGAATGAGGAGTACGAGCAGCAGTTGCTGACCAAATATTATGACTTCAAAGGTTGGACCTTTGACGGGATTCCGACCAAAGAGAACCTGGAGCGACTGAGCTTGGGCTATGTGGCCGAAGATTTGATCAAGAGGGGCGTTTTAACCGGCAATGAAGCTACCGCCCTCAATGATCCCAGGGCCAAGAAAGAGAAGGAATAAAGGAAGGGGGCATCACCGTGGAGAACAATGTTAAAAGAACAAGAATAGTAAGAAATATAAAAGTAGATACAAAGAAATGCGTGGGCTGCAAGGCCTGTGAGATAGCATGCTCTGCCTTCCACGCCATACCCAGATACAGCTCGATTAATATTGCACGTTCCCGGATCATGGTAGTTATGGATGAAATGCAAGATATCTTTGTGCCTATACGTGCGGGCGAATATACTGAAGCAGAATGTAACGGGAGAAATATTTATGTGATCGACGGCAAGGAATACAGCGAATGTACCTTCTGCCCGGCTTCCTGTCCCTCAAGAGACGCATTCAAAGATCCCGATTCCGGTCTCCCTCTCAAATGCGATATGTGTGACAGTGAACCGCCTCTGGAAAAACCTATGTGCGTAGATGCATGCACCTTTGGCGCATTAACTTATGAAGAAAGGGAAGAAGAGGAAAAAGAAGTAAAAGAAGTAAAAGTAAAAGGCGATGAAATAGAGATAGGATTAAAATCCTTGATAAGAAAGTATGGACTGAAGAAGATAATGGATACTGCTGCCCGGGTGTCAAAAGAATAGACCATTAACGCAAAAAAAGAGGATTAAGGAAGATAATGGAAACAGTAGCCCCCTTCAAAGAAGTAATTGATGAGATAAATCAGGGCGGTGGAGATGCCGTCAAATACTGCTATCAGTGCGGAAAATGCGATACGGTGTGTCCCTGGAACAGGGTGAGAAAATTCAGTATGCGCAAGCTTATCCAGGAGGCTTCACTCGGTTTGACTGAGGTGGAACGTGAGGAAATATGGCGTTGCTCAACTTGTGGAAAGTGCACTCAACAATGTCCGAGAGATGTAAGACAGATAAATGATATGGTATCTTTGCGCAGGATGGCTACAGGATACGGTATTTTTCCTGCCGCTGTCAAGCCTGTCCGGGCTGTAAGCTCAGGTCTTACTGCACAAGGCAATCCCTTCAATGAAGACCGTAAAATCAGGGCAGCTTGGGCAGAAGGTCTCAATGTTAAGCCTTTTGTGGAAGGGATGGATGTTTTATATTTCCCATGCTGTTACGCAAGTTATGACCCGAGATTAAAGAGTGTAGCAAAAGCCACAGCCAGAATACTGAATAAGGCAGGAGTAGACTTCGGGGTACTGGGTGAAAAGGAGAATTGCTGCGGAGAAAGTATTCGCAAAACCGGCAACGAGGAAGTGTTCAAACGCCTGGTTAAGGAAAACAGCAAAACTTTTATCGAAAATGGAGTAAAGAAAATCGTTGTTTCTTCTCCCCATTGTTATCATACCTTTAAAAACGAATATCCCGAATTCAATGTAAACTTTAAAGTAGTACATATATCCCAGTACATATATGAGCTTATCAATGAAGGAAAGCTTGAAATCATCAAGGAATACGGAAAGAAAATCACTTATCATGACCCCTGTTACCTCGGCAGGCATAATGGCGTATATGATGAACCGCGGGAGGTTTTAAAGAATATACCCGGTTTGGAACTGGTTGAGATGACTGAATCCCGGCAGGATAGTATGTGCTGCGGAATGGGAGGAGGCAGGATTTGGATGGAAACCGAAAAGCATGAAAGATTCTCCAACCTCAGAGTGGATCAGGCTCTTGAACTTGGGGCTGAAGAACTGGTCACTGCCTGTCCTTATTGTATCACCGCTCTTGAGGACAGCAGGTTAGTTATGAATCATGCTGATAATATAGAGATTAAGGATATTACAGAGATTATTCAGGAAGTAATTTGAGACGTTTTAAAAATCTGATGAGGGCATAAAGAAGTGGAGAAAGAAATAGTGGAAAAAGAACAGATTGAGCAGTTTTGTAAAAGTCTTGCAGACAATAATGTCGGAGATGTTATGGTTGTCGGGGGAGGGATCAGCGGCATTCAAGCCTCTCTTGATCTTGCCTCGGCGGGTTTTAAGGTCTACCTGGTTGACAAGTCGCCTGCTATTGGCGGCCACATGGCTCAGCTTGACAAAACCTTCCCGACCAATGACTGTTCCATGTGTATTGAATCTCCTAAGTTTATTGAATGTCATAGACATCCCAACATAGAAATTTTGACCTATACTGAGGTTGACAGGATAGAGGGAGAAGCAGGCGAATTCAAAGTGACCCTGAATAAAAAACCCAGATATATTGAAGAAGAGAAATGTACGGGTTGCGGTACCTGTGTAGAATTCTGCCCGATCAATGTCAAGGATGAATATAATCAGAACCTGTCTTTAAATAAAGCCGTTCATATATATTTTTCTCAGGCAGTTCCCCTTGTCACTTATATAGATCCTGAAAAGTGCTCCTTCCTTCAGAACGGGAGATGTACTATCTGTGCAGGTGTCTGTAAGAATAAGGCAATAAATCTTTATCAAAAGCCGGAAAGAGTAGAAATAGAGGTAGGGGCGATAGTCCTGTCGCCGGGTTTTGATGCCTTTGACCCTAAGTTAAGAGGCGACTACGGTTATGGTAAGATGGAGAATGTGGTAACAAGCCTCGACTTTGAACGGATATTGTGCGCTACCGGGCCATATGAAGGTGAGATAAGACGCCCTTCTGACGGGAGGCATCCGCATAAAATAGCCTGGATTCAATGTGTGGGCTCCAGACAGGTTATTGAAGGCGGCAACAGATATTGTTCAGCTGTATGCTGTGCTTACACCCAGAAGCAAGTGATTTTGACAAAAGACCATGATGCCGATGCTGAGTGTACAATATTCCACAATGATATCCGTTCCTATGGAAAGGATTTTGAACGATTCTACCAGAGAGCGGAAGACCTTCCCGGAATCAAGTTTATAAGAAGCTATGTATCAATAGGAAAAGAGATCCCGGAAAGCAAGAATGTAACTATAAGATACTCTACTTTTGATAATGGAGTTAAAGAAGAAGAATTCGATATGGTAGTGTTGTCGGTTGGGTTAAACCCTCCCGGTGATGCTGAAGAACTGGCGAATAAATTCGGTGTCGAACTCGGTCCTCAGGGATTCTGTAAAATTAATCCTTTTAATCCTATGGAGACCTCCCGTCCGGGAGTTTTTATAAGCGGAGCCTTCCAGGGTCCGATAGATATCCCGGAGTCGGTTGTGACAGCCAGCGGGGCGGATGCCCTTTGCAGTCAACTTCTTGCCGCAAGGCGTGGACAACTTGCAAAAACAAGGGAATATCCAGCGGAAAGGGATGTCTCGGAAGAGGAACTGAAAGTCGGGGTTTTTGTATGTCACTGCGGAGCTAATATTGGAAGAGTTGTCAATGTTCCCTCGGTAGTCGAATACGCTCTGACCTTAGATAATGTTGCCCACGCTCAGGAAGCCCTGTTTGCATGTTCTACCGATACTGCCCGGCAGATATCTAATACGATCAAGGAAAAGGGACTCAACCGTGTTGTTGTTGCAGCTTGCACCCCCAGAACGCATGAACCGTTGTTTCGAGACACTGTACGTGAAGGCGGAATAAATCAATATTACTATGAAATGGCTAATATCAGGGAACATTGTTCCTGGGTCCATTCCCGTGAAAAGGAAGTTGCCACCAAAAAAGCAAAGGATATCGTCCGGATGTCTGTAGCACGGGCCTGCTATTTGGAGCCGTTACAGGAATATGAGCTGCCGGTTGACAAAAGAGCCCTGGTGGTCGGAGGAGGCGTGGCAGGCATGACCAGCGCCCTGAGCATAGCCGAACAGGGATTTGAGGTTTTCCTACTGGAAAAAGATAAGGATCTGGGTGGAATGGCTCGAAGGATTCACTACACGCTTGAAGGTCAGGATGTCCAGGAGTATTTACAAGATCTTATTCACAAAGTTTACAGGCACCCATCGCTTCATGTATTTACCGATTGTACCATTAAAGATGTTTCCGGTTACGTAGGAAATTTTATAACCAGAATAACGTCCGAAGGAATGGACAAGGAGATACACCACGGGGTAGCCGTTGTTGCTACAGGTGCTGAAGAATATAAACCAACCGAGTACCTTTACGGGAAAGATGACAGGGTTATGACTCAGTTGGAACTGGAAGAAAAAATCACGAATGGAGACGAAAGGCTTATTAACTCCGAGTGTACGGTGATGATACAGTGTGTGGGCTGCAGAAATGAAGACAGAAACTACTGCAGCAGGATATGCTGCAGCGAGTCTATAAAAAATGCTTTGAAACTGAAAAAAATGAACCCCGGAATGGATATATATATCCTCTACAGAGATATGAGAACCTACGGGTTCAGAGAGGAATATTACTGGGAAGCGGCAGATAAAGGCGTAAGGTTCGTCCGCTATGAGGCGGATGATAAGCCCCAGGTCGAAGCTGCTGTTGAGAGCGGCAAAAAAATTCTGAGGGTTACGGTAACACATCCTGTTTTAGGTAAGAAACTTGCTATAGACGCAGATTCAGTTGCTCTGGCTGCAGCCGTTATTCCTTCTGAAGGAAACAAGAAAATGGCAGCATTTTTCAAAGTATCTTTAAACCAGGATGGTTTTTTCCAGGAAGCCCATGTCAAATTAAGACCTGTTGATTTTGCCGCAGATGGTGTTTTCCTCTGCGGGACTGCGCACTATCCCAAGCATATACCTGAAGCGATCAGTCAGGCTTATGGAGCAGCCGGCCGGGCTGTAACGATCCTTTCAAAGGATCAGGTCACAGCATCAGGAGCTGTTTGCGAGGTGAAAGAAAGTGATTGTGTAACCTGCGGGGCTTGTATTTCAGTTTGTAAATATGGCGCTATAGACTTTTATGAAACACAGCAGGGCAGAAAAGCCAGGGTTAACCCTATTCTCTGTAAAGGAGACGGTCTTTGTAATCAGAAGTGCCCAACAGGGGCAATTTCTCTGAAACATTTTACCGATGAAGAGCTTTTCCACCAGATTGATGAAGCGATTCCAGCCCTTATGTAAAGTTTGCTCATAAACTAAGCAGGGGTTACTGAATTAGTAGGAGATAAGAATGGATACAGGATTTGAGTTTAAACCAAGGATTTTAGGTTTTTTGTGCTTTTGGTGAGGATACGGCGCCGCTGACCTGGCTGGAGTTTCCAGACTGCAATATACGCCTGATATCAGACTTATCCGAGTCATGTGCACCGGCAGAGTTGATCCTGCATTTATATTCCGGGCTTTATCAAACGGAGCAGACGGAGTGTATGTCGGCGGGTGTTGGCCTGGCGAATGCCATTATACAACCGAAGGCAATTATCATGCACTCGGTATGATGCTTCTGCTCAAAAAATTGCTGAAACACATAGGGTTGAACCCGGAAAGGTTAAGGCTTGAATGGGTATCTGCCTCTGAAGGAATCAGATTCGCCGAAGTTATGAACGACGTTGCCAAAAAAATAAAGGAATTAGGACCTCTTGGTAAAGGTGAAGGAATGGACGAAAGTGTGCTTAAGTTCAAACTGGAAGCTGTTAAGAATATACTTCCCTATATTAAGCTTGTGGAAAGGGAGAGACTGAGAGTACCTTTTAATACAGTTGAAGAATATAACAAATTTTTTGCCAGTGATGAGGTAGACAGGATATTCCAGGAAATGATTGTTGATAAACTGGCTGTAAGTGAAATTATGTTACTCCTTCAGGAAAAACCACTCTCAAGTGGAGAAATTTCTAAGTCTCTCGGCCTGAATTCAACTGATGTGGCAAGACACCTCAGCAACTCAGTGAGGCAAGGTTTAGTAAGAATTGATGAAAACCAGAAAGTTCTGCTCCCGTTTAAAATGAAAGAGCAGGCACGGGCTTAGGGGAAAGACGGAGGTTAGGAAGGAATATGGATAACGGTAAAATTGATCAGATCATCGACAAATATAAAGGTAATCCCAGTTCGGTAATCCAGGCATTGCTGGAGATTCAGCGTGAAAATCGCTGGCTTCCTGGCGAAGTGCTGGAAAAGGTTAGCGAGAAATTAGAAGTGCCTTTGAACCGGATACGGCATATAGTTACCTTCTATAAGGCCTTTAGTTTAGTTCCAAAAGGGCGTCATGAAATTCATGTATGTATGGGCACTGCCTGTCATGTGCGCGGTGCGCCGCGTGTCCTTGACACAGTTCAGGATCTGACCGGAATTAAACCCGGCGAAACAAGTTCGGATTTAAAATTCAGCCTGAAGACTGTTAATTGTGTCGGATGCTGTTCTTTAGGGCCGGTAATGGTAATTGATGGAGAATATCACGGCAAAATGGTGCCGGCTAAGTCGGAAGATGTGTTGAAAAACTACGAATAAGGGAAAATTATGACAAAGATAAATTCGCCAGCTGAATTAGAAGAATTCAGAAAGGGCATCTTATCAAAAAGAAATCCAAATAAACCATGCATTGCCGTATGTACTGGAACAGGTTGTCTTGCTCTCGGAGCTCAAAAAGTAGTTGCTGCTTTTAAAGAGGAGATAAAAAAACGGGAACTGGAAACTAAGGTAGATATTGTAGATGTCAGAGAAACAGGATGTCCGGGCTTCTGTGAGAGAGGTCCTGTCATTGTGATATATCCTGAGGAAATATGTTATCTTCAGGTGCAGCCGGGCGATGCAGAAGAGATTATTTCTCAGACTATCATCGGCAGGAAGGTTATCGACAGACTGCTTTATGTTGATTCCGGCACCGGTGAGAAAGCAGTCCATGAATCTGAGATACCATTCTATAAGAATCAGATGCGTCTAATTATCGGCAATAATATTAAGATTGATCCGAAGAGCATTGACGATTATATCGCAGTCGGCGGTTATTCCGCACTGGCTAAAGCCTTTTTTGAGTCGACTCCGGAAAAAGTGATAGATCTGGTGAAAAGCTCCGGCTTAAGAGGAAGGGGAGGCGCCGGATTTTCTACAGGGACTAAATGGGATTTTGCCCGCAGAAGTATTGATGAGACAAAATATGTTGTTGTCAACGCCGATGAGGGAGACCCTGGGGCATTTATGGATAGAGCTATCCTTGAAGGCAACCCTCACTCAATTATTGAAGGCTTGACCATCGGAGCCTATGCTATTGGCGCGCATCAGGGTTATATATACGTCAGACAGGAATACCCCCTGGCAGTGGAGAATGTCACTATCGCCATCAAGAAGGCTCAGGAATATGGTCTACTCGGAAAAAATATTCTCGGCTCAGGATTCGATTTCAACGTTGAAGTACAGCAGGGAGCTGGCGCATTCGTTTGCGGCGAGGAAACTGCTTTGCTCAGATCGCTTGAGGGCAAGCCGGGTGAGCCGAAAGCAAGGCCGCCATATCCGGCTGTAAAAGGCCTCTGGGACAAACCGACAAATATAAATAATGTGGAAACATGGGCTAATGTTCCTTTAATCATTAACAAAGGGGCTGATTCTTTTGCTTCAGTCGGCACAGGCAAGAGTAAAGGCACCAAGATATTTTCCTTAGTCGGCAAGGTGAACAATACCGGCCTTGTAGAAGTCCCCATGGGCATAACGCTGCGAGATATTATCTATAAAATAGGCGGTGGTGTCCCCGGCGGCAAGAAATTCAAGGCAGTACAAACAGGCGGTCCATCAGGAGGTTGTATACCTGAAGAACAGCTGGACATTGCAGTAGACTTTGACGAGCTGGCAAAAGTCGGCGCAATAATGGGTTCAGGCGGCATGATCGTAATGGATGAAGACACCTGTATGGTTGATGTTGCCAAATATTTTCTGCATTTTCTGACTGAAGAATCATGCGGAAAATGTGTCCCGTGCCGCGAGGGCATCAGACAGATGCTTAAGATTCTCACCAACATCACAGAAGGAAAGGGAAAAGAGAGCGACATAGAGATTTTGGAAAGATTATGCAAAACAACCAGCGCGGCCTCTTTGTGCGCACTGGGGAAGACTGCTCCCAGCCCGGTTTTGAGTACACTGCGTTACTTCAGAGATGAGTATGATGCGCACATAAAGGACAAACGGTGTCCGGCTCTTTCATGCAAGGAACTGATCGCTTACTATATTGACCCGGCGAAGTGCAATGCCTGTATGACATGCTTGAAGAAGTGTCCTGCAGATGCGATTTCAGGCGGCAAAAATTTGATACATATAATTAATCAGGATAAATGCACAAAGTGCGGAACGTGTTTTGAGGTCTGTCCTCCAAAATTCCGCGCAGTCACGAAAATTTCAGGAGTTCCGGTTCCGCCCCCTATTCCTGAAGAAGCAAGAACAATAGTTAGAGGGGGTAAGAAAGATGAGTGAAATAAGTTTACAGATTGATGGAATAGATATTAAGGCAAAGGATGGGATGACCATTCTTGAGGCAGCAAAAAGCGCCGGGATAAAAATTCCGACACTTTGTCACTATGAAAAATTGGAACCTTACGGGGCATGCCGAATTTGCACAGTAGAAATAGAATCTCAGGGCAGGAAAAATCTGGTTGCATCCTGCCTTTACCCGGTAGAAAAAAATCTGATAGTAAAAACAAGAACAGAGACTGTAGATGAAATTCGCAAAATGATCTTGGAACTGCTGTTGGCTCATGCCCCAGGCGCTCCGGAATTGCAGAATTTAGCGGAAGAATATGGAGCAAACGCAAACCTTTTTGAAAAAGAGCCTTCATTCTGCATTCTTTGCGGTCTATGCGTAAGATACTGTACTGAAGTTAAGAAGAAGAACGCCCTTGCATTCGCTGATCAGGGACCAAAACGGGAGATAAACTTCATCACAGAGATAGCATCCAAAGAATGCTGGAAATGCAAAGAATGTTTTCCGCTCTGCCCCACATCGTATTTACAGGCAGCATTCTTTTTAACCGAAGGGCTCGCATTCCCTGAACATTCACATTCTGCCACAGAGGAGGGATAGACAAGCCTCTTCGGGGACGAGTTTAAACAGAGGGACTGAATCTTCTCTACGGAGAAGGAAGAAATGCTAAACAAGGAGGTACGGTATTATGGCGACAGAAATAATTAAATCAGACTGTATCATGTGTATCAACAGTTGTGGAATAAATGCCTATGTGGAAGACGGCAAACTGGTCAAGGTCGAGGGCATGAAGGAGCATCCTATCAGCCTCGGCGAGCTGTGCCCTCGTGGCGCCGCACTGCCTGAGTGGGTGAATTCAAAGGATAGGCTTACCTATCCCATGAAGAAGAAGACTGACGGCGGGTGGGAACGTGTTTCCTGGGATTGGGCCATAGACACAATAGCACAGAAGTTTCAGGAGATAAAGGACAAGTACGGCGCCAAGGCGCTCGCTGTCTACACAGGTTCCCTTGGAACAGAGAATATCGAACTCGCAGCTTATGCACAGAGATTCCGTGGAGTCTACGGAACACCCAACCTGTTATCAGTTGAGGGCAATTGCTTCCGATCACGCATCATGGCCCGTCAGATGACCTTTGGGGGATATCCCATCGAAGAACCCTGGAACGCTAAGTGCATCATCGTCTTCGGCCAAAACATGGACAATTCCAGAGTAACTGTGGGCCGGAAGATCTACAAAGCCATGGACGCCGGGACCCTCAAGCACGTCATAATCGTTGATCCGAAAAAGATCCCCATGGCAGAGAGAGGAATTCATATCCAGATCAGGCCCGGCACAGACACGGCGCTCTGCCTCGGTATGCTGAACGTGATCATAGGGGAAGAACTTTATGACAAAGAGTTTGTCGGGAAATTCTGCATTGGTTTTGACAAACTGGCTGAGCATGTAAAACAGTACACGCCTGAAAAGATGTCCGAGATCACCTGGGTGCCAGCTGACGACATCAGGAGAATAGCACGTCTCTTTGCCATGGTCAAACCTGCTTCCTTAGTACCCGGTACATGTTCGATAGACCAGCATATAAATGGTTTCCAGGGCAACCGGGTTCAGGCCATCATACAGGCCATAACAGGCAATATTGATGTCCCGGGCGGGTGGGTAAATATCCCCTTTATTCGTCTTGGTGACATGAGGGTAACCGAAATCAGCGATCCGATCGGCACTGAAGAACATCCGCTTTTCCGCCGCTTCTGGGGAAGGACATCTCCATACGGCCAGCAGATGCTCTTTGCAGATGCAGTGTTGAAAGGCAAACCATATCCCATCAAGGCCATGATCTGCACCGGCGGAAACCCGGCTGTAACGCTGCCCGATTCCGAGCGCATCCGGGAGGCGATCAAGGCCCTCGAATTTGTGGTGGTATCAGAGTTGTTTATGACGGAAACTGCTAAACTGGCAGATATAGTCCTGCCCGCCTGTTCATTCCTTGAGAAGAGCGGCGTTGGTTATGTCTACGGCGTCACAAACTGTATCCCCTACGCAATGGTGCGCAAGAAGGTAATAAATCCGATCGGCGAATGCTGGCCGGATTGGAAGATCTGGACCGAGATAGCCAGGAGAATGGGCTACGGAGAGTTCTTCCCCTGGAATACTGAGGAGGAGATCATCGACTTCTTCCTGAAACCGAGCGGACTGACCAGAGAGCAACTGACCAAGGATCATCCGGAAGGTGCGTATTACACGGAAATGAAGTATGTGCAGCAGAAGCGGTACAATACGCCGTCAGGTAAGATTGAGCTGTTCTCCCAGACATTGGAGGAAAACGGCTACGACCCGCTGCCTCGCCCTGTTGAGCCGAGCAAGAGCCCGGTAAGCTCACCGGAGATGTTCAAGAAGTACCCGGTTATCCTGACAACAGGGGCAAGGATTCCGGAGTATACGCATACCCAGCTTAGGGGAATACCTTACGTCCATAAGACTGCGCCTGAGCCTCTGGCCGAGATTCATCCCGAGACGGCAGCTCAGTACGGCATCGCCGACGGCGATATGATGAACATAGAGACACCGAAGGGTAAGATTCAGATGAAGGCAAGTACCACCAATAAACTGGTTCGTGGTGTACTGAGCGTCCCGCACGGTTGGGATAAAGCAAATGCAAATTTCCTGACCGAACTTGAGCCGCGCGACCCTGTAACAGGTTACACAGAGATGAAGGCCCTTCTGTGCAGAATATCTAAGGCGTCTCCGGCAGGGGTTGAGGGTGCAGCAGGATCCTATGAGTGTTTTCCTGCTGACTTGTGCAATACCTGACCAGATCACTTATAAAAACAGCAATTAAGTATCACTTGCAAAAAAACCGCCGTCCCGATGGACGGCGGTTTTTTATGAAATAGGGTTTCCCTAATTAGTAAACCGGATACCTCTCTAACTTGTTCGTGGGCATCCTGTACCTCCCCTTGGAGACTTTATTTTCAGCCCACGCTTTCTTGTTATTGTTTATATATGAGCTTCAAGCTAAAACGAGTATACCACGATGCTTTACACAAGAGTTTCCAGAGACTCTTTCAGCATCTTCTCCAGCTTTGCCTCCTCTGTCTCATCGGCATACTTGGGCCTCGCGACATCGGGAAAGAGCCGGAATATGCCATTCATGATCACCTCTGCATGGGGTGGGCAACCAACCAGTGATGCGCCTTTTTCAGCATGATGGAGTTGGCATATTCCCATGAATATATTAGTTTCTCCGGGATTCGCATCGGCTCCGTCATGGGGACCGAGAAAAATATTGACCTTCGGTTCGAAGGGACGATTGATCAATAATCTGCTGGGGTCAGCCGGATCGGGCCTTCGCAATTTTTCGAGAACGAA
Coding sequences:
- a CDS encoding (4Fe-4S)-binding protein: MENNVKRTRIVRNIKVDTKKCVGCKACEIACSAFHAIPRYSSINIARSRIMVVMDEMQDIFVPIRAGEYTEAECNGRNIYVIDGKEYSECTFCPASCPSRDAFKDPDSGLPLKCDMCDSEPPLEKPMCVDACTFGALTYEEREEEEKEVKEVKVKGDEIEIGLKSLIRKYGLKKIMDTAARVSKE
- a CDS encoding (Fe-S)-binding protein; the protein is METVAPFKEVIDEINQGGGDAVKYCYQCGKCDTVCPWNRVRKFSMRKLIQEASLGLTEVEREEIWRCSTCGKCTQQCPRDVRQINDMVSLRRMATGYGIFPAAVKPVRAVSSGLTAQGNPFNEDRKIRAAWAEGLNVKPFVEGMDVLYFPCCYASYDPRLKSVAKATARILNKAGVDFGVLGEKENCCGESIRKTGNEEVFKRLVKENSKTFIENGVKKIVVSSPHCYHTFKNEYPEFNVNFKVVHISQYIYELINEGKLEIIKEYGKKITYHDPCYLGRHNGVYDEPREVLKNIPGLELVEMTESRQDSMCCGMGGGRIWMETEKHERFSNLRVDQALELGAEELVTACPYCITALEDSRLVMNHADNIEIKDITEIIQEVI
- a CDS encoding CoB--CoM heterodisulfide reductase iron-sulfur subunit A family protein, whose amino-acid sequence is MEKEQIEQFCKSLADNNVGDVMVVGGGISGIQASLDLASAGFKVYLVDKSPAIGGHMAQLDKTFPTNDCSMCIESPKFIECHRHPNIEILTYTEVDRIEGEAGEFKVTLNKKPRYIEEEKCTGCGTCVEFCPINVKDEYNQNLSLNKAVHIYFSQAVPLVTYIDPEKCSFLQNGRCTICAGVCKNKAINLYQKPERVEIEVGAIVLSPGFDAFDPKLRGDYGYGKMENVVTSLDFERILCATGPYEGEIRRPSDGRHPHKIAWIQCVGSRQVIEGGNRYCSAVCCAYTQKQVILTKDHDADAECTIFHNDIRSYGKDFERFYQRAEDLPGIKFIRSYVSIGKEIPESKNVTIRYSTFDNGVKEEEFDMVVLSVGLNPPGDAEELANKFGVELGPQGFCKINPFNPMETSRPGVFISGAFQGPIDIPESVVTASGADALCSQLLAARRGQLAKTREYPAERDVSEEELKVGVFVCHCGANIGRVVNVPSVVEYALTLDNVAHAQEALFACSTDTARQISNTIKEKGLNRVVVAACTPRTHEPLFRDTVREGGINQYYYEMANIREHCSWVHSREKEVATKKAKDIVRMSVARACYLEPLQEYELPVDKRALVVGGGVAGMTSALSIAEQGFEVFLLEKDKDLGGMARRIHYTLEGQDVQEYLQDLIHKVYRHPSLHVFTDCTIKDVSGYVGNFITRITSEGMDKEIHHGVAVVATGAEEYKPTEYLYGKDDRVMTQLELEEKITNGDERLINSECTVMIQCVGCRNEDRNYCSRICCSESIKNALKLKKMNPGMDIYILYRDMRTYGFREEYYWEAADKGVRFVRYEADDKPQVEAAVESGKKILRVTVTHPVLGKKLAIDADSVALAAAVIPSEGNKKMAAFFKVSLNQDGFFQEAHVKLRPVDFAADGVFLCGTAHYPKHIPEAISQAYGAAGRAVTILSKDQVTASGAVCEVKESDCVTCGACISVCKYGAIDFYETQQGRKARVNPILCKGDGLCNQKCPTGAISLKHFTDEELFHQIDEAIPALM
- a CDS encoding hydrogenase iron-sulfur subunit, with protein sequence MDTGFEFKPRILGFLCFWUGYGAADLAGVSRLQYTPDIRLIRVMCTGRVDPAFIFRALSNGADGVYVGGCWPGECHYTTEGNYHALGMMLLLKKLLKHIGLNPERLRLEWVSASEGIRFAEVMNDVAKKIKELGPLGKGEGMDESVLKFKLEAVKNILPYIKLVERERLRVPFNTVEEYNKFFASDEVDRIFQEMIVDKLAVSEIMLLLQEKPLSSGEISKSLGLNSTDVARHLSNSVRQGLVRIDENQKVLLPFKMKEQARA
- a CDS encoding NAD(P)H-dependent oxidoreductase subunit E, which encodes MDNGKIDQIIDKYKGNPSSVIQALLEIQRENRWLPGEVLEKVSEKLEVPLNRIRHIVTFYKAFSLVPKGRHEIHVCMGTACHVRGAPRVLDTVQDLTGIKPGETSSDLKFSLKTVNCVGCCSLGPVMVIDGEYHGKMVPAKSEDVLKNYE
- the nuoF gene encoding NADH-quinone oxidoreductase subunit NuoF, with the protein product MTKINSPAELEEFRKGILSKRNPNKPCIAVCTGTGCLALGAQKVVAAFKEEIKKRELETKVDIVDVRETGCPGFCERGPVIVIYPEEICYLQVQPGDAEEIISQTIIGRKVIDRLLYVDSGTGEKAVHESEIPFYKNQMRLIIGNNIKIDPKSIDDYIAVGGYSALAKAFFESTPEKVIDLVKSSGLRGRGGAGFSTGTKWDFARRSIDETKYVVVNADEGDPGAFMDRAILEGNPHSIIEGLTIGAYAIGAHQGYIYVRQEYPLAVENVTIAIKKAQEYGLLGKNILGSGFDFNVEVQQGAGAFVCGEETALLRSLEGKPGEPKARPPYPAVKGLWDKPTNINNVETWANVPLIINKGADSFASVGTGKSKGTKIFSLVGKVNNTGLVEVPMGITLRDIIYKIGGGVPGGKKFKAVQTGGPSGGCIPEEQLDIAVDFDELAKVGAIMGSGGMIVMDEDTCMVDVAKYFLHFLTEESCGKCVPCREGIRQMLKILTNITEGKGKESDIEILERLCKTTSAASLCALGKTAPSPVLSTLRYFRDEYDAHIKDKRCPALSCKELIAYYIDPAKCNACMTCLKKCPADAISGGKNLIHIINQDKCTKCGTCFEVCPPKFRAVTKISGVPVPPPIPEEARTIVRGGKKDE
- a CDS encoding 2Fe-2S iron-sulfur cluster-binding protein, translated to MSEISLQIDGIDIKAKDGMTILEAAKSAGIKIPTLCHYEKLEPYGACRICTVEIESQGRKNLVASCLYPVEKNLIVKTRTETVDEIRKMILELLLAHAPGAPELQNLAEEYGANANLFEKEPSFCILCGLCVRYCTEVKKKNALAFADQGPKREINFITEIASKECWKCKECFPLCPTSYLQAAFFLTEGLAFPEHSHSATEEG